ACGAGTCAAGCGATAATGCGCCGGCTTGATGGAAGGATCAGGCACAACATCGGCCAAGATGGTTAGATGGAATAGCGACACAAGCCGCGACAATGAAGACGGGACCTTGGCGATATCCCCCTCGGTCACGCGTGGCACGCTGTGCAACACGATGCGTGTGCCGCCGGCCGGCTTCGGAGGAATCACCGTGCCAGGTTCGATGCGCGGCAGCTCGTGCGGTCGCACGTCTACCGATTCATTCGCAGGCGCCCGCTTGGCAACGGTGTCACTCACCGGCAAGACCGTGAGCGTGCTGCGACGTACGTCGGCAAGCGGCTGCGTCATGTGCTTCCAAAACACATAAGCACCAGACACCGTCAGAGCGACGATCAGCACCGGCAGGCCGGCGAGCAGCAATTTGACGCGGGTCGCACGCATACGTTGATGATCCGGCGGGTTGCGATCGGCGCGCCTGTCAGACACGGACGTCGCACTTGCAAGAGAACCTACGGCGTGGATCGTACATCCATGACATGATCCAGTGCTAGTGCGACGAGTTGCTAGCGGCACTCGTCCGACTCGATTCGACCATCGCGGATGCGGATCAGACGCTCGGCGCCTTCGGCCACCACGGCATCGTGCGTGACCAAGACAATCGTCATGCCCATGCGGCCGTGCAGGTCGCGAAACAGCCCCATGATATCTTGGCCGGTTTTAGTGTCGAGGCTGCCGGTGGGTTCATCGGTCAACAACAGGATTGGATCGTTCGCCAAGGAGCGCGCGATAGCCACGCGCTGGCGTTCGCCGACGGACATGCTGTGCGGCAGGTGATGTGCGCGATGCGCGATGCCCGCCTGGGCTAGCAACTCGGCAGCTTTACGCGCGCGATCGCGCGGCGCGAGGCGGCCCTCGAACATCGGCACCTGCACGTTCTCGAGCGCAGTGAGCATCGGGAGCAAATGAAACGACTGAAAAACGAAGCCGATTTTTTCGGCCCGCACACGGTCGGTGTGCCGCATGCGGCTGACCGGCTGACTCTCGAAATAGACTTCGCCCGAAGTGGGTGTATCGAGCAGTCCCAGGATCTGCAGCAGGGTCGATTTGCCGCTGCCACTGGGACCCATGATGGCGGTGAATTCTCCACGGCCGATCGACAGGTTCACGTCGGCCAGCGCCGTGACGTTACCATCCGGGTGTACCTTGGTGAGACGCTCGGCTCGCAGCAGGATGTCGGTCTTGGCGGCTGAGGAGTGGATCATGGAATCTTGCGGGCACGGCACCCACGCGTTGGCCGCGATAGCGTTCGGTTCGATGGCAAGCTGCTGGACCATAATTATTCAGAGGCTGCGGCGGGCGACAACTGTCGATCCCAACCCCTCGGGTGCTGCACGACTGCGAAACTACGCAACGACGCTCCTGTGAAACCGGGAAAGTTTAGGACGAGACTTACGCAAGTCAAAGCGTCCTGGCGGCCGAGCAATTCAGTGGTCACCCCCGGTCCAGAACTCGATTTCGAGCGGGGTGCCTGAAAGACAGAGCGCACCGCGGTAGCCATCTAGCGGAAACAGATCGCGCACGGACCAGACTGTGTTGGGCCGGGCTGGGATTTGGACAGAGTGCCAGGCCGCGCCATCGGCGGCTGCGGAGCTGACATCGAACTCGGTCAAGGGCATGGCCAGTCCGGTGCCTACGGCCTTGATAACCGCCTCTTTGCGAGTCCAGAGGCGAAAAAACGAACTCAGGATTTTTCCCTCCGCGTCGGCAGCGACCAGCAAGCGAGATTCTTCCGGCGTGAAATGCTTGCGCCCGATCGCCAATGCTTGCGGTACATCGCGCACGAATTCGATATCGATTCCCAGCTCGCGCCCGCGGCAAAAGACGTACAACGCAAAATCGCCGCGGTGCGAGACGTTGAAGTCGATCTCGGCGGCCGCGGCGGGAGCCTCGACCGCCGGCTTTCCGCGCTCGCCGTAACGAAACACGATCTCTTCGGGAGCGACGTGGGCATACGCGCCCAACAATCGACGGAGCGTGGCGCGGGCCGCGATATAACGCTCGCGATGGTGGTCGAAATGGAAT
Above is a genomic segment from Pirellulales bacterium containing:
- a CDS encoding ABC transporter ATP-binding protein, with translation MIHSSAAKTDILLRAERLTKVHPDGNVTALADVNLSIGRGEFTAIMGPSGSGKSTLLQILGLLDTPTSGEVYFESQPVSRMRHTDRVRAEKIGFVFQSFHLLPMLTALENVQVPMFEGRLAPRDRARKAAELLAQAGIAHRAHHLPHSMSVGERQRVAIARSLANDPILLLTDEPTGSLDTKTGQDIMGLFRDLHGRMGMTIVLVTHDAVVAEGAERLIRIRDGRIESDECR
- a CDS encoding 4'-phosphopantetheinyl transferase superfamily protein, encoding MAEIYNSPREHPRLVPAVAHVWRAGIAPDSSALSEMVSVLAADERSRAERFHFDHHRERYIAARATLRRLLGAYAHVAPEEIVFRYGERGKPAVEAPAAAAEIDFNVSHRGDFALYVFCRGRELGIDIEFVRDVPQALAIGRKHFTPEESRLLVAADAEGKILSSFFRLWTRKEAVIKAVGTGLAMPLTEFDVSSAAADGAAWHSVQIPARPNTVWSVRDLFPLDGYRGALCLSGTPLEIEFWTGGDH